Proteins co-encoded in one Ooceraea biroi isolate clonal line C1 chromosome 9, Obir_v5.4, whole genome shotgun sequence genomic window:
- the LOC105284666 gene encoding sortilin-related receptor isoform X1, with product MAGRATSALCYLALTLHLVLPTECNYGVRYGDGAKRLHVAEESGSRHGKPLVVGRRDAAAGAPNRGDGETSFERVRRDVPPDPHPHPNNNPNITTKVNALNDSHQQLMVHWVGEGSNVIICLARDSSPVVRFQGGRFSSPTHPSAVYISYDYGDTFENKTELFKILPYMSNLEYAVVDKFTNHPKYSQHCVFMDSLNNVIFTTMNNGKTIQRILLPFHPSEVSFYELDPRVLIALDKVDQMRKLWMSIDHGKLWVPIHQYVKAFFWSPQRVLYVERTESDGVGNTVLRLDLRNWPWFQRANNSLRTRWSIRKEFTTVIENVEDFQIRGDYMFATMKNSKNGTSEHLDLHVSYKNQSFVVAHFNTELDCRDYHVVDVSSNRVFIAVSHSETMVNLYVSEVIDHEKAIFTLSLESILTFFPNSTWKDTWLNDVADEAFTDLYKVEGLRGIYIASRVKSTSKSGTIGPEHLESLITFDHGVTWNSIKAPTANHEGFYIHCGKDCSLHLSQRFSQLYPVTRSVTIMSSKSAPGIIMATGVIGTSLKGHPALYVSRDAGLTWKQVLKDYYFFNMGDHGGLLVAVKYFKSRGETRDISYSTDEGETWQTYEFNEKMLRVYGLMTEPGENTTVFTMFGSDSGQHQWLIIKVNLRNVFERECTKDDYKFWSPTSTEQPVMSCVLGRRETYQRRAARTNCYQGIDYDRPMKLEICPCDANDYQCDYGFMRVGNPYHCIRNKSVADYDPYAVPSTCPAGEFYNRTKGYVKISDDECTGGLARNFEPDKIPCPMNERPEFLLVAQREHITRFDLVEEKMEMLPVHDLKNVIAIEFDMANNCLYWADIVNDTIGRQCLQDGTSSPEILVETDLSSIEGMAFDWVSKVLYFVDGVKMRIQIIRTDVSSMGRMRRTILGPNNLQKPRGIAVHPMNGYMFWTDWAPGNASISRADLDGTNVKRLFIKPTVEWPNGITIDHIAERIYWVDARADYIASSDFEGKRFKKIIANDVRVSHPFAVAVFKDNLYWDDWKQSMIFVANKDHGVGITTIVGFQIAGLMDLKIYAHSMQVGTNACANHTCSHICLGAPNNSHVCLCPDGMVMTDGKCMCPGGITPYPNSTCPRIASTCSSNQFACNNGVCIPEFWKCDGDNDCGDSSDEANCNRATCSPNNFECDGNKCIPKYWVCDLDRDCKDGKDEMNCTYTNCTETQFKCDNGRCISHRWRCDGEDDCRDGSDERNCTRNVQPSTCRSDEVLCKADNSCIPAAWKCDSEPDCEDGADESECNSMVCEPWQFTCNNTGEQKETGHRCIYKSWACDGDRDCADGSDELNCNTTIVPQPPPYSPLLPTNSCNDWMFMCNNKKCVPYWWKCDSVDDCGDDSDEIGCGTGADVTLEPTSPGHTTEQPRLCREHQFQCYNGDCIENAWVCDGSNDCPTGEDELQHCDKIHTPCRENDQFMCRQDGSCVPLLNICNGIEECPDGSDELGCHTEHEVSPAATPSCYAGMFPCDETRCFPLASYCDGNRDCFDGFDELNCEKNNTRVYQVLVMGVDERSINDSSLFLFWWMPIPSNVTFEFLPSIARTIPGAKWTNASEWIEDTEYQFNNLEPYTRYNLTVYVKLKGQPTVFPPAKYLVVMTGEGVPSDPWNVTVTQKNGTRVEVSWRPPVHPNGLILDYIGYITPPIPPLEFTRQKTSAIIDMPFEAGKNYSFWVVARNRQYQSASSKVATLMFDGSANIDDIEDLRVVATSNHSVTLAWKKMKDVDGYHITPRAPPAYPTMQTISTLENQMEVKNLSPGTKYTFEVGAMKKTYVGKVVMITATTNGTALPTIMKLDAQLGKLQRTTVKLTWDPPKSTRKIKWQYAIYYATNMPEFFKAHKMVTTNLTATIKDLEACESYVFAVGVIGDYGTGPLSQPTTVTTHFNKRAPPKRLRVTAPPEKDDKIIVSWSASCPTIDEPISYTITVTEMVLNKEIVVTLTPTNDTIMKHTFHSIKYGGKYSITIATDVENAIPTQPFIYEAPAIKPPHQLAVLYDNIGYYIFWQNQDLPESVKNGNLHYEILVTEGSKTINESTAKVLWAAKPPYTYKDVKTDTIYTFAVRLVTDEGYQSPLSETWSTRIAAGTQLPVIMNTSSILSLVIPICLIVIALGTALAYFIVRHRRLSNSFTQFANSHYDTRRGQATFPGTTDGLEEEDSPVIRGFSDDEPLVIA from the exons GTCAACGCTCTGAATGATTCGCATCAACAATTAATGGTGCACTGGGTCGGGGAGGGCTCCAACGTGATAATATGCCTGGCGAGGGACAGTTCGCCAGTGGTGCGCTTCCAGGGAGGTAGATTTTCTTCCCCGACCCATCCTAGTGCGGTGTATATAAGTTACGATTATGGTGATACGTTCGAAAATAAAACTGAACTATTCAAGATCTTGCCCTACATGTCCAATCTCGAGTATGCAGTCGTGGACAAATTCACCAATCATCCGAAATACTCACAGCAC TGCGTTTTTATGGACAGCTTGAACAACGTGATCTTCACAACGATGAATAATGGCAAAACCATCCAAAGAATTTTGTTACCGTTCCATCCAAGTGAGGTCTCATTTTATGAGCTAGATCCACGAGTGCTCATCGCGCTGGACAAAGTCGATCAGATGCGAAAG tTATGGATGTCGATTGATCACGGAAAATTATGGGTGCCGATTCATCAATACGTGAAAGCGTTCTTTTGGTCCCCCCAGCGTGTCTTGTATGTGGAACGCACCGAGTCAGACGGCGTGGGAAACACAGTGTTGAGGTTGGATTTGCGAAATTGGCCTTGGTTTCAGCGAGCGAATAATTCGTTACGTACAAGATGGTCCATACGAAAGGAGTTTACTACTGTTATCGAAAACGTCGAAGATTTCCAGATCAGGGGTGATTACATGTTCGCCActatgaaaaattcaaag AACGGTACATCCGAGCATCTGGATCTTCACGTCTCCTATAAGAATCAGTCGTTTGTCGTGGCGCACTTTAATACGGAGCTGGACTGCAGGGATTATCATGTTGTGGATGTATCGTCTAATCGAGTGTTTATCGCGGTGTCGCATAGCGAGACTATGGTCAATCTTTACGTATCAGAAGTGATAGATCACGAGAAAGCTATTTTCACGTTATCGTTAGAAAGCATACTCACGTTCTTCCCCAACAGCACCTGGAAAGACACGTGGCTGAA CGATGTGGCAGACGAGGCATTCACGGATCTGTACAAAGTCGAGGGTCTTCGAGGCATCTACATAGCATCGCGAGTAAAGAGTACATCGAAATCGGGCACGATCGGACCGGAGCACCTGGAGTCTCTCATCACTTTCGATCACGGCGTCACCTGGAACAGCATCAAGGCGCCCACTGCTAATCATGAAGGTTTCTACATTCATTGCGGGAAGGACTGCTCGCTGCATCTGAGTCAGCGATTCAGTCAGCTATATCCGGTAACGAGATCCGTCACGATCATGAGCTCCAAGTCGGCACCCGGTATAATAATGGCCACCGGCGTGATCGGGACGAGTTTGAAGGGCCATCCGGCGCTTTACGTGTCGCGGGACGCCGGTCTCACGTGGAAGCAAGTGCTGAAGGACTACTATTTCTTCAATATGGGTGATCACGGTGGTCTGCTGGTAGCGGTCAAGTATTTCAAGTCCCGTGGCGAGACTCGGGACATCTCGTATTCGACCGACGAGGGCGAAACGTGGCAAACGTACGAGTTCAACGAGAAAATGCTGCGAGTTTACGGTCTTATGACGGAGCCTGGTGAAAATACAACAGTGTTCACCATGTTCGGCTCGGACAGCGGGCAGCACCAATGGCTCATTATTAAGGTCAATCTGCGAAATGTGTTCGAGAGGGAATGCACCAAGGATGACTACAAGTTCTGGTCGCCGACCAGTACTGAGCAGCCGGTCATGTCCTGCGTGCTGGGCCGCAGGGAGACGTACCAGAGACGTGCAGCGCGCACCAACTGCTACCAGGGTATCGATTACGATCGGCCGATGAAGCTGGAGATATGTCCTTGTGACGCGAACGATTACCAGTGCGATTACGGCTTCATGCGCGTTGGTAATCCGTACCATTGCATTCGCAACAAATCCGTTGCCGATTACGATCCTTACGCGGTACCAAGCACGTGCCCCGCCGGCGAGTTCTACAATCGCACCAAGGGTTACGTGAAGATATCTGATGACGAGTGTACCGGTGGTCTGGCGAGGAACTTCGAGCCCGACAAGATCCCGTGCCCGATGAACGAGAGACCGGAGTTTCTATTGGTCGCCCAGCGCGAGCACATTACGCGATTCGACCTGGTGGAGGAGAAGATGGAGATGCTGCCGGTGCATGATCTGAAGAATGTCATCGCGATTGAATTTGACATGGCGAACAATTGTCTGTACTGGGCAGACATCGTCAATGACACGATCGGCAGGCAGTGCCTGCAGGACGGAACTAGCTCGCCCGAGATCCTTGTCGAGACTGACCTGAGCTCCATCGAGGGTATGGCTTTCGATTGGGTGTCGAAGGTGCTCTACTTCGTGGACGGCGTAAAAATGAGGATACAGATCATCCGCACGGATGTGTCCAGTATGGGCAGAATGCGCAGGACGATTTTGGGACCGAACAATTTGCAGAAGCCGCGAGGCATCGCGGTCCATCCCATGAACGGCTACATGTTCTGGACTGATTGGGCTCCGGGTAATGCATCGATATCGCGCGCCGACTTAGATGGCACGAACGTGAAACGCCTGTTTATCAAGCCCACCGTCGAGTGGCCGAACGGAATAACTATCGACCACATCGCCGAGCGCATTTACTGGGTGGACGCGCGGGCGGATTACATCGCCTCGTCCGATTTCGAGGGCAAGCGATTCAAGAAGATCATCGCGAACGACGTGCGCGTCTCGCATCCGTTCGCGGTCGCTGTGTTTAAGGACAACTTGTACTGGGACGACTGGAAACAGTCCATGATATTCGTTGCCAATAAGGACCACGGGGTCGGCATAACCACGATAGTCGGCTTTCAAATCGCCGGGCTGATGGATCTTAAGATCTATGCACACAGCATGCAGGTCGGTACTAACGCGTGCGCAAATCATACGTGCTCGCACATTTGCCTGGGCGCACCAAACAACAGCCACGTGTGCCTCTGTCCGGATGGAATGGTGATGACGGACGGTAAGTGCATGTGCCCGGGTGGCATCACGCCATACCCTAATTCGACGTGCCCGCGCATCGCCAGCACTTGCTCGTCCAACCAGTTTGCCTGCAACAACGGCGTCTGCATACCGGAATTCTGGAAATGCGACGGTGACAACGACTGCGGCGATAGCTCCGACGAGGCCAACTGCAACCGCGCCACCTGCAGCCCGAACAACTTCGAGTGCGACGGTAACAAGTGCATACCCAAGTACTGGGTATGCGACTTGGACCGCGACTGCAAAGACGGCAAGGACGAGATGAATTGTACGTACACCAACTGCACGGAGACGCAATTCAAGTGCGACAACGGACGCTGCATCTCGCATCGCTGGCGGTGCGATGGTGAGGACGACTGCCGGGACGGCTCGGACGAACGTAACTGCACCAGGAACGTCCAGCCAAGCACGTGCCGTTCCGACGAGGTCCTCTGCAAGGCCGACAACTCGTGCATACCAGCCGCGTGGAAATGCGACAGCGAGCCGGATTGCGAAGACGGAGCGGACGAGTCCGAGTGCAACAGCATGGTGTGCGAGCCTTGGCAGTTCACGTGCAACAACACGGGGGAGCAGAAGGAAACCGGGCACCGATGCATATACAAATCCTGGGCATGCGATGGTGACAGGGACTGCGCCGACGGTTCTGACGAGTTGAATTGCAACACTACCATAGTACCGCAGCCGCCGCCGTATTCTCCACTTCTGCCGACCAACTCGTGCAACGATTGGATGTTCATGTGCAACAACAAGAAGTGTGTGCCGTACTGGTGGAAGTGCGACAGCGTGGACGACTGCGGTGACGATTCTGACGAGATCGGCTGTGGCACTGGCGCAGATGTCACTCTGGAACCAACGTCACCGGGCCACACGACTGAACAACCGCGACTTTGTCGCGAGCACCAGTTCCAATGTTACAACGGTGATTGTATCGAGAATGCGTGGGTGTGCGACGGCTCCAACGACTGTCCGACCGGCGAGGATGAGCTGCAGCACTGCGATAAGATACACACGCCGTGCCGCGAGAACGATCAGTTCATGTGCCGACAGGACGGCTCGTGCGTGCCGCTATTGAACATTTGCAACGGTATCGAGGAGTGTCCAGACGGCAGCGACGAGCTCGGCTGCCACACGGAACATGAAGTCAGTCCAGCCGCCACTCCATCCTGCTACGCTGGCATGTTCCCGTGCGACGAGACGCGCTGCTTCCCGCTCGCCTCCTACTGCGACGGCAATAGAGACTGCTTCGACGGATTCGACGAACTCAACTGCGAAAAGAACAACACGCGCGTGTACCAAGTACTGGTAATGGGAGTAGACGAGCGCTCCATTAACGACAGCAGTCTATTCCTCTTCTGGTGGATGCCGATACCGTCCAACGTGACCTTCGAGTTCCTACCCTCCATTGCGCGTACGATACCTGGCGCCAAGTGGACCAACGCCAGCGAATGGATCGAGGACACCGAGTATCAGTTCAATAATCTCGAACCGTACACACGGTACAACCTGACGGTGTACGTGAAGCTGAAGGGACAGCCTACCGTGTTCCCGCCAGCCAAGTACCTAGTTGTGATGACCGGCGAAGGTGTTCCATCCGATCCCTGGAACGTCACGGTCACGCAGAAGAACGGTACCCGCGTAGAAGTGTCCTGGCGTCCACCCGTTCATCCGAATGGCCTCATCCTTGACTACATAGGCTATATTACGCCGCCCATACCGCCATTAGAGTTTACGCGGCAGAAGACCTCGGCGATAATTGACATGCCATTTGAGGCGGGCAAGAATTACTCCTTCTGGGTCGTCGCGAGGAACCGGCAGTACCAATCGGCCTCATCCAAGGTCGCTACGTTGATGTTCGACGGCTCGGCCAACATCGACGACATCGAAGATCTACGAGTAGTCGCGACCAGCAATCATTCTGTCACCTTGGCGTGGAAGAAGATGAAGGACGTGGACGGGTATCACATCACGCCGCGGGCACCGCCAGCCTATCCCACTATGCAGACCATCTCGACCTTGGAGAATCAGATGGAGGTGAAGAACCTGTCGCCGGGCACCAAGTACACATTCGAGGTTGGCGCGATGAAGAAGACGTACGTCGGCAAGGTCGTCATGATAACGGCCACGACAAACGGCACCGCGTTGCCAACGATTATGAAGCTGGACGCACAGCTGGGTAAATTGCAGAGGACGACCGTCAAACTCACTTGGGATCCGCCCAAGAGCACCAGGAAGATCAAATGGCAGTACGCTATTTATTATGCCACCAACATGCCGGAGTTCTTTAAAG CTCACAAGATGGTGACCACCAATCTCACAGCTACGATCAAGGATCTGGAGGCATGCGAGTCGTACGTCTTCGCCGTTGGTGTTATCGGCGATTACGGTACGGGACCGTTGAGTCAACCAACCACGGTCACGACACACTTCAACAAGCGTGCGCCTCCGAAGAGATTGCGCGTAACAGCGCCGCCGGAGAAGGACGACAAGATCATCGTCTCGTGGAGCGCGAGTTGCCCAACGATCGATGAACCGATTAGTTACACG ATTACCGTTACGGAAATGGTGCTCAACAAAGAGATTGTCGTGACACTGACGCCGACCAATGATACTATCATGAAGCACACATTCCACTCCATCAAATACGGCGGGAAGTATAGTATTACGATAGCTACCGATGTCGAAAATGCGATACCAACGCAACCGTTTATCTACGAAGCGCCGGCTATCAAACCGCCCCATCAGTTGGCCGTCTTGTATGATAACATAGGGTACTACATCTTCTGGCAGAATCAAGATCTGCCGGAGAGCGTGAAGAATGGCAATCTGCACTATGAAATTTTGGTCACCGAAGGCTCGAAGACGATAAACGAGTCGACTGCGAAAGTCCTGTGGGCCGCGAAACCACCTTACACTTACAAGGACGTGAAAACGGACACCATATACACCTTCGCCGTTCGTCTCGTCACAGACGAGGGATATCAAAGCCCGTTGAGCGAAACTTGGAGCACACGGATCGCag CAGGAACACAGTTGCCAGTGATAATGAACACGTCAA